One window from the genome of Jeotgalibaca sp. MA1X17-3 encodes:
- a CDS encoding PHP domain-containing protein, protein MSFVHLQTISVYSLLQSTTQLEKLVQNAKQKGYQAIALTDYNYLHGQVDFYKLCLQEGIKPIIGLQLEIPGVFYKNQKFPLVMIAKNYRGYQKLMALSTLYTSDKNDEALLSGLKDGLEDIIAITPGEKGEIERLLLSGEQEEAEAITRHWKEIFSEEQFYLGVQVHQKMQPIIDSLRRLGTVVEVPLTAMHDVQYLEPDDRFSCRVLQAIGNSEQIDTEQEEKKESTTFLL, encoded by the coding sequence ATTAGTCCAGAATGCAAAACAAAAAGGCTATCAAGCCATAGCATTGACCGACTACAATTACCTTCATGGACAAGTAGATTTTTACAAGCTGTGTTTACAAGAAGGAATTAAACCAATTATCGGATTGCAATTAGAGATCCCCGGAGTTTTTTACAAAAATCAGAAATTTCCACTCGTAATGATTGCTAAAAATTATAGAGGTTACCAAAAACTGATGGCACTCTCCACATTGTATACAAGTGATAAAAATGATGAAGCGCTGCTTTCAGGTTTAAAAGACGGATTAGAAGATATTATAGCCATTACTCCAGGTGAGAAGGGCGAAATCGAACGATTGCTTTTGTCAGGAGAACAGGAAGAGGCAGAAGCGATCACTCGACACTGGAAAGAGATATTTTCAGAAGAACAGTTTTATTTAGGAGTTCAAGTTCATCAAAAGATGCAACCGATTATCGACTCTTTAAGAAGGTTAGGAACAGTAGTAGAGGTTCCCTTAACGGCAATGCATGACGTACAATATCTAGAACCAGACGATCGATTTAGTTGTAGAGTCTTACAAGCCATTGGCAACAGTGAGCAAATCGATACAGAACAAGAAGAAAAAAAGGAGAGCACTACCTTCCTCCTTTGA